Proteins from a genomic interval of Quercus robur chromosome 9, dhQueRobu3.1, whole genome shotgun sequence:
- the LOC126701109 gene encoding aspartic proteinase CDR1-like: MAVLFKLFLLSCFVTSATSSLATTSPTNAKPKRLVTKLIHHNSIYSPYYNPKDTIAGRARHAIDSSKARFDYIWKKIQGISLDTDDVRSGVIAESRRTGFLANISIGSPPVPQLLVMDTGSSLSWTQCRPCTPCFFQALPIFNPPKSSTYRLVPCDSPNCNRQVPGIICRAPRCGFELRYGDGTTVSGFVSTEKITFETSDEGITSVPNLVFGCGTNVVNNLGTLGGQTSGLLGLGAEVISMANQLGSKFSYCFGSIWDPHYIHNQLIFGEGAKTEGITTFLDIIGSFYYVRLESISVGEKMLDISPQVFELYEDGTRGVIIDSGATLTYLPKAAFDPLKDEVLSLMNGIVKFIGTQHSSPCFKGLIDRDLVGFPVVTFNFANGVDLALDVKSFFYMAGPNAFCMAMAPTTEANLTIIGVMAQQSYNIAYNLAQSSISIQRIDCALLE, translated from the coding sequence ATGGCTGTTCTTTTCaaactctttcttctttcttgcttCGTTACTTCTGCTACTTCATCCTTAGCTACCACTAGTCCCACCAATGCAAAACCTAAGCGATTGGTCACCAAACTCATTCACCATAACTCAATTTACTCTCCATACTACAACCCTAAGGACACCATAGCAGGCCGAGCTAGACATGCCATAGACAGTTCAAAAGCTCGTTTTGACTACATATGGAAGAAGATTCAAGGGATTTCTCTAGACACAGATGATGTGCGCTCTGGCGTTATTGCTGAGAGTAGGCGTACAGGGTTTCTGGCAAATATATCCATTGGTTCACCTCCTGTTCCACAGCTCCTAGTTATGGACACAGGTAGTAGTCTATCGTGGACTCAATGTCGGCCTTGCACTCCCTGTTTTTTCCAAGCTCTTCCAATTTTTAATCCTCCCAAGTCTTCCACTTATCGTTTAGTACCTTGTGATTCTCCTAATTGCAATCGTCAAGTTCCCGGTATTATTTGTCGAGCTCCACGTTGCGGCTTTGAACTACGATACGGTGATGGCACCACTGTATCTGGGTTTGTGAGCACTGAAAAGATCACCTTTGAGACTTCTGATGAAGGAATAACATCGGTACCCAatttagtttttggttgtggAACTAACGTGGTTAATAATCTGGGTACTTTGGGTGGCCAAACTAGTGGATTACTTGGTCTTGGCGCTGAGGTGATATCAATGGCGAATCAACTGGGTTCTAAATTCTCTTACTGCTTTGGATCTATATGGGATCCTCACTATATTCAtaatcaattgatttttggagAAGGAGCAAAAACAGAAGGCATTACTACCTTTCTTGATATTATTGGTAGCTTTTACTATGTAAGGTTAGAGAGTATCAGTGTGGGTGAGAAAATGCTAGATATTTCGCCCCAAGTGTTTGAATTGTATGAAGACGGCACACGTGGAGTCATTATTGATTCAGGGGCAACACTTACTTATCTACCAAAAGCTGCGTTTGATCCACTTAAAGATGAAGTACTAAGTTTGATGAATGGCATTGTAAAATTCATCGGAACGCAACATTCAAGTCCTTGCTTCAAGGGGCTTATTGATCGTGACCTTGTTGGGTTTCCAGTAGTTACCTTTAACTTTGCAAATGGGGTTGACTTGGCTTTAGATGTAAAGAGCTTTTTTTACATGGCAGGTCCAAACGCCTTTTGCATGGCTATGGCTCCGACTACTGAAGCCAACTTGACAATAATTGGAGTAATGGCTCAACAAAGTTATAATATTGCCTATAATCTTGCTCAGAGTTCAATTTCTATACAGCGGATTGACTGTGCACTCTTAGAGTGa